One window of the Eucalyptus grandis isolate ANBG69807.140 chromosome 8, ASM1654582v1, whole genome shotgun sequence genome contains the following:
- the LOC104414235 gene encoding probably inactive leucine-rich repeat receptor-like protein kinase At3g28040, with the protein MVIRTMGFLHVALYVLVSLMATVYFGGRMANGDDVSAQLNDDVLGLIVFKSDLSDPSSSLVSWSEDDASPCSWRYVQCDPLTGRVAQVSLDGLGLSGKIGRGLEKLDRLKVLSLSRNNFTGSISPQLSLPSGLQRLNLSRNGLSGPFPTSLVNVSSIRFLDLSENSFSGPLPDGLFGSCSSLHFISFAGNRLEGPIPSSLAKCTFLNSLNLSGNKFSGDPNFASGIWTMQRLRVLDLSNNMLSGPIPTGVSAVHNLKELRLGGNHFAGQLPADVGLCPHLTALDFSDNLLTGALPASLQYLYSLVSLSLANNMLTGDFPNWIGKITSLQYLDFSGNKFTGSIPTSVGNLQSLRYLSLSGNELSGSIPLSLAYCSKLTVIRLRDNSITGSVPGGLFDLGLQEVDLSKNKLVGPIPPGSSKLFQSLHTLDLSRNNLSGVIPAEMDLLSTLRYLNLSWNGLSSRMPPELGYFQNLTVLDFRNNDLYGSIPGDICDSRSLAILQLDGNALTGPIPEEIENCSSLYLLSLSHNNLSGPIPKSVSMLSNLKILKLEFNELSGEIPQELGKLEDLLAVNISHNRLTGRLPAGGIFPSLDQSAIQGNLGICSPILKGPCVMNVPKPLVLDPYAYGNGQQDGHKHRNEGSGHSHMFLSVSAIVAISAAFLIACGVIVVSLLNVSARRRLVFIDTASESKCSNSSRSGNLATGKLILFDLKVSPDISLSNPHSLLNKASKIGEGVFGTVFKVPSGVQGKMVAVKRLVTSNIVQNQEDFDREVRSLGKARHPNLIVLIGYWWTPQLQLIVTEYAPNGSLHSKLHERLPSSSPLSWATRFKIALGVGKGLAHLHHAFLPPIIHYNIKPSNILLDENDNPKISDFGLARLLTKLDRHVMSNRFQSAPGYVAPELACQSLRVNEKCDVYGFGILILELVTGRRPVEYGEDNVVILSDHVRVLLEQGNALDCVDPSITEYPEDEVLPVLKLALVCTSQVPSSRPSMAEVVQILQVIKTPVPHRMEPY; encoded by the exons atggtgaTCCGGACGATGGGATTTCTCCATGTTGCGCTCTATGTGCTGGTCTCGTTAATGGCAACGGTATACTTCGGAGGCCGCATGGCCAACGGCGACGACGTCTCTGCCCAGCTGAACGACGACGTGCTGGGCTTGATCGTCTTCAAGTCAGACCTCTCCGACCCCTCCTCGTCCCTCGTCTCGTGGAGCGAAGATGATGCCTCGCCATGCTCCTGGCGGTACGTGCAGTGTGACCCGCTCACCGGTCGAGTCGCTCAGGTCTCGCTCGACGGCTTAGGGCTGTCGGGCAAGATCGGAAGAGGACTTGAGAAGTTGGACCGCCTCAAGGTGCTCTCGCTGTCGCGCAACAACTTCACCGGCAGCATCAGCCCGCAGCTTTCCCTCCCGAGTGGCCTCCAAAGGCTCAACCTCAGCCGCAATGGCCTTTCAGGTCCGTTCCCCACTTCCCTTGTGAACGTGAGCTCGATCAGGTTCCTTGATCTCTCCGAGAACTCGTTCTCGGGGCCGCTTCCCGACGGCCTCTTCGGCAGCTGCTCCTCGCTCCACTTCATTTCTTTTGCTGGGAACAGGCTCGAAGGGCCGATTCCCAgtagtttggccaaatgcacTTTCCTCAACAGCCTCAACCTCTCCGGCAACAAATTCTCCGGCGACCCAAATTTTGCCTCTGGAATCTGGACTATGCAAAGACTCCGAGTATTGGATCTCTCGAATAACATGCTCTCTGGGCCAATCCCGACCGGGGTATCGGCCGTACACAACCTGAAAGAGCTCCGCTTGGGAGGGAACCATTTCGCAGGTCAGCTGCCGGCGGATGTAGGACTCTGCCCGCACTTGACCGCATTGGATTTCAGCGACAATCTCCTCACGGGGGCACTGCCCGCGTCGCTCCAGTATCTATACTCCCTCGTTTCTCTCAGCTTGGCGAATAACATGCTGACTGGTGATTTCCCCAATTGGATCGGTAAAATAACTAGCCTTCAATACTTGGACTTCTCAGGCAATAAGTTCACCGGAAGCATCCCGACGTCGGTAGGTAACCTGCAATCTTTGAGGTACCTTAGCTTGTCCGGCAATGAGCTATCTGGAAGCATTCCCTTGTCTCTTGCCTACTGTTCCAAGCTAACGGTCATAAGGCTGAGGGATAATAGCATAACAGGTAGTGTACCAGGGGGCTTGTTTGATCTTGGATTGCAGGAAGTCGACTTATCGAAAAACAAGCTGGTCGGCCCTATCCCACCGGGTTCAAGTAAGCTCTTTCAATCTCTCCACACTCTGGATTTGTCGAGAAACAATCTGAGCGGAGTTATTCCTGCCGAGATGGATCTTCTATCCACCCTGAGGTACCTGAACCTGTCGTGGAATGGCCTGAGTTCGAGAATGCCCCCTGAGCTCGGGTACTTCCAGAACCTCACGGTGCTGGATTTCCGTAACAACGATTTGTATGGCTCAATTCCTGGAGATATATGTGATTCACGTAGTTTGGCCATTCTTCAATTAGACGGCAACGCATTAACTGGGCCAATTCCGGAGGAAATTGAGAACTGTTCATCTCTGTACTTGCT GAGCTTGTCCCATAACAATTTGAGCGGTCCCATTCCCAAATCGGTCTCCATGTTGAGCAATCTCAAGATTCTAAAGCTGGAGTTCAACGAGCTGAGTGGGGAAATACCGCAAGAGCTCGGCAAGTTAGAAGATCTCCTGGCTGTGAATATATCCCACAATAGGCTCACAGGAAGGCTTCCTGCTGGGGGCATATTCCCCAGTTTGGATCAAAGTGCTATTCAAGGGAACTTAGGGATTTGCTCGCCGATATTAAAAGGTCCATGTGTGATGAACGTCCCGAAGCCCCTAGTCCTCGACCCATATGCTTATGGCAACGGCCAACAGGATGGCCATAAGCATAGAAATGAAGGTTCCGGTCACAGCCACATGTTCCTCTCCGTATCAGCTATTGTCGCGATCTCGGCAGCCTTTCTCATTGCATGCGGAGTGATAGTCGTTAGTCTGCTGAACGTTTCTGCCCGAAGAAGGCTTGTATTCATTGATACCGCCTCAGAAAGCAAGTGCTCGAACTCTTCAAGATCAGGGAACCTGGCTACGGGAAAGCTCATCCTGTTCGACTTGAAGGTATCCCCAGACATAAGCTTGAGCAACCCCCATTCCTTGCTCAACAAAGCTTCCAAGATTGGTGAGGGAGTGTTCGGGACTGTGTTCAAGGTTCCGTCTGGCGTCCAAGGAAAGATGGTGGCAGTAAAAAGGCTTGTCACATCCAACATCGTCCAAAATCAGGAAGATTTCGATCGGGAAGTTCGTTCCCTAGGAAAAGCGAGGCATCCCAACTTGATTGTGCTGATCGGATATTGGTGGACTCCGCAGCTGCAACTTATCGTGACAGAATACGCGCCGAATGGCAGTCTGCACTCCAAACTCCACGAGAGGCTTCCTTCTTCGTCCCCGCTTTCTTGGGCAACCCGATTCAAAATTGCGCTTGGCGTTGGAAAGGGACTTGCGCACTTGCACCATGCTTTCCTCCCGCCAATCATCCACTACAACATTAAGCCCAGCAACATCTTGCTCGACGAAAACGATAATCCCAAGATATCGGATTTCGGGCTGGCGAGACTCCTCACCAAGCTGGACAGGCACGTTATGAGCAACAGGTTCCAGAGTGCGCCAGGGTACGTGGCCCCGGAACTCGCATGCCAGAGCTTGAGGGTCAATGAGAAGTGCGATGTCTACGGCTTCGGGATCCTGATACTCGAGCTCGTGACCGGGAGGAGACCAGTGGAGTACGGCGAAGACAACGTGGTGATCCTGAGCGACCATGTCAGGGTCTTGCTCGAGCAGGGCAATGCATTGGATTGCGTGGATCCGAGCATCACCGAGTACCCAGAGGACGAGGTCCTGCCGGTACTGAAGCTGGCACTGGTGTGCACGTCTCAGGTGCCATCAAGCAGGCCTTCCATGGCCGAAGTGGTGCAGATACTGCAGGTGATCAAGACCCCGGTACCACATCGAATGGAACCGTATTGA